The Mercenaria mercenaria strain notata chromosome 1, MADL_Memer_1, whole genome shotgun sequence nucleotide sequence ACTGTCTATCATCTCGGGTTTTCCAGTTTATGTGTGCCTTATCTGAAACTCCCTTTATATTACCAATAATCAAATTGCATAGTCATGTTCGGCACAACCACTGCCTCAATTTCagctgtaaaatatggtgtatcaacctgtatctttgCTGCTGGAACTGTCCTTGATCGTCCATCAATCGCAACCATAAGATACCTCTTATCCAACATTTGACTCCGTGATACGAGATCTTTCCTCACAGCCGCCAACTCACAGCCTGTGTCTCTCAAAACCTGGACTCCTTTATCGCCTATATGTCCTTTCTTCAATACTAAGTTCCTGTCACCGGTTGTTGAATCAATtctacaggtgcttgctatgccCGGAATTGATTTTCCACCTGCTAACATAAGACGTTCATCTTCTATGTGGTCTTTCAACCATTTGTCATTTGTCTACAGCTATACATGGAGCTGAAACTTTCCTGTCATcagactgtctgtctttctgcgcttgGCCTCCTTTTCACCAATCTTTGGGTGTAGAATCTTGCATTCCATGCATATTTCTCTGTCTTTTctcataggatcccctactagctaaagcagcaccgcttatttttctcttggataggtctctgcattctctagctatGTGACCTTcaaaaataattatagcaatgacaccatgaaaagggagtcaagcattACCTGTGCTTATAtattacgttatcaatatatcagatatacaaattattctgacacaatTGTTTTCATGGTTGTATCCAAAACCTGTTTAACCAGTCAGCAAAGGTTTCAATGAATCTCGTTTtctcaacaacaaaaatttagCCAATCGATTGCCGCCTTTTAGTACCATCATCTGACTTAAAGACAGCTTTCATTCTTGCggtattcaaatattttgcattatttctttaaaatcaactaaataaaatcatgtgttttattttcttttcattttataccGATTTGTATTTTGTTCCACTTTTGCAGGAAGACCTACATTGCCTTTAAATGCTCAAGTCTAtatagtaacaagagctgtcggaggacagcaacgctcgactatttaacagccttgtcgcttgaatgaataagaaagtcgaaaaaggggcataatttagtaaaaaagtaaaatagggttatggaacctgcatagtgcttgtcagctcatgacagtggacaagtgtatgaagtttcaatctattcccattagtgggtactgagataccagcttacatataagaatttaacccaaaaactcctaagttgaaaaaggggcataattttgtaaaatgcaaagttgagttattgaccctttgcactgcacgtcatatcatgacagtgaactagtgtgtgaagtttcaatcctttcccattagtggatactgagataccagcttacatacaaaaacttaaccaaaaatttctatgttgaaaaaggggcataattttgtaaaaaagataaataaagttatgggacctgctttgtgcatgtcagatcatgacagtgaacaagtgtgtgaagtttcaatccattcccattagtgagtactgagataccagcttacatacaaaaccttaaccaaaaaattctaagtcgaaaaaggggcataattttgtaaaaaagcaaaatagagttatggaacctgtgcaatgtaagtcagtttatcacagtaaataagtgtgtgaagtttcaatccattcccacaagtggttactgagataccagcttacatacaaaaccttaaccaaaaatttctaagtcaaaaaaggggcataattttgtaaaaaagcaaaacagagttatggaacctgtgcaatgtaagtcagtttatcacagtgaataagtgtgtgaagtttcaatccattcccacaagtggttgctgagataccagcttacatacaaaaacttaaccaaatcgggacgcggacgccgacgcagacgccgacgcggacgccgacgcatgggcgagtccaatagctctactattctatgaatagtcgagctaaaaatgaatgaaataataaaaactgACCTAAGTGAAAGGCAAACATTCTTTTATATAGGGCCTATAATCTTCAATTACATGATACAAAATTTTACTTTTggatttttacttttgaaattctTTAAGTATTGCATTGTCTAGTGCACAGGGtacataattcattaaattgctgtaattgaacaaatatatataaaagtataaattaTATTAGTCAGCATGAACTTCTTAGTTTTCTGTCCGACATTCAGTACCACTGAGTTAGTCTCTCGTTTGTCCGTATCATTTTAAAGGCGCACGCTAGATCTTTGGGCGAAATTTTCCCATTAATTGAAGGACAATCACCTAAGAAATAAAGATATGCAACAAAAGTAATAGGTCACCAGTTAagaaaagagttatctgcccttgaaaacggcgtttttgggaaattttgattGTCGGTCCGATATTATTCTTCGAACCTGGGGCcagtattacatatatattaaacaGTCTTCAATTATACGTATATGATAAATTCATGTATCGTAGAAAAAGAGTCACACAAAATAAGTGTTAATCCACGTAatctaatgaaaaatgcactAGACGTCTATAACATATAATAAAGAAATGACATCATATTATTATATTAGTATAACAGTATATCTAAATAGAATgcattacattttaatataattctacataatataagaAGTGATATTTATAAAGGACAAAACTTCAAGCGAAGAAGACAGCCCCGGCTTTCCATAGATATAATAGATACACATATTTAAAGTcaaagtttatgtaaacatagcTCTACcttaaaacttttgaaatttaCGGGTCTTGTGTTTCTTTTTTCTGATTACATTTTCACAATCGTTCACTATTATATAGGAGTTATTGTAAGTGCCACTGATATTCAAGGAAGTTATGTAATGCAAATTGCTCGTGTTAAAACGAACAGTGTGTAAATAAAAAGCGTTTAAATGTCAGCCTTTATAACTGTTGATAAAGAGGATCCGCTTGTGGATGAAGTGATCAAAATCAATATTAAAGGTCTACAGAAAAATCAACACGTGACTGTCAGGGCAGAGGTCATTGAGAAAGGTCAAGTCTTTGCCGGAAGTGGATGTTTTGTAGCAGACGACAATGGTACTGTTGATATATCTAAACAGCCGTCAACGTGTGGAACATACAAGGGTAACTTTTCAATATGCATAGTATTTAAACATGACATGTGAACGTTATAGTGTTGTACACAGTACAGATGTTTTCCTGGTCTAACGTTAATGTGTCGTGATTTAGTTCTGTTTCACGGTAGTACTATATATCAATTTACACTGCGTTCAGAAGAAATAAAAAAGCGCCGGTACTATCGGTACGGTAGGTAGGTATTAAATAGGTACTTTGTGTCATGATTCgtgatatatattacaaatatctCATAATGCAAACAAACACTCAATTGTATCACAGAAATAGTGTATATGTGATATCTCAAATTGATACGCGGAAGCATAAAATCTTGTTGATGTGTATGAATAGATTGTCGCAATATTATGACGTTGCACAAATATACAGTTATGCTACAGTTATGCTAGATCATGTTGAATTCATACCAGGTCAACATGGGATCATATCTTGTAAATTTGGTGCTATATCTTGTTCACCCAAAATGCTGTTGATTCTGTTCATTCGTCTGGCTACTCCTgttcagatttttaaaatgagTACAGTAATTAAGTAAACAAATCTGTAATCAACTTGGAACATTCCCTtgacataattattatcattCTGGGGTCAGCTAACTTGTCTTCTTCAGGTGGcatattgttattttcatttgtatcgccaaacaaatgtttttttaatatttcactgCGCCAATGTGATGTTGTGTCAAAGCTTAGCACTATTTTCTCAatataacataaatttatttaGCTTAAAATGTTATTATGTTTAATCGCAAGGACATTATGTTAAAAGAGTGTCCCCGTTTGATCAATAACTTGTTTTCGTCTTCGTAACAAGTCACAAACTATGCAGGAAAGCTTTTGCCCTTGCAACGTAATTGGGACGCTCATGTCGACGTGACGAAATTTTAATGAATAAGAAACAATAATTGGACATCCAACTAAAAGCTCCGGTGTATTACTCAGAATGCTATTTGGGACTAGAGAGCAACCACAAAGATAAGCTGGATTAACTAGTGATGCACATGTTTGAGATATTTGTACTTTCAGTGTGGGTGGGTTAAATAATGTTTGTGGATGAATGCTGTTGCGGTGATGCAGGCCAACCGGGCCATATCATCTTGAATGTTACAACCTTTGCCCCTTTATTATGCATGGGCGTGATATTCTAACTCAGTGAAAGTTGAACCTATTTAAAAGATGCGTTTCAAATGACATTGCATGTTGTACTCCTAGTACTAGCTTGTTAAAAATTGCCCAGAAGAGTATTCcaatttcaaactgtttttcGCCTctttcaaacaacaaacaaagtctTGCTCCGTAccgatttgagccgcaccataagaaaaccaacatagtgcatgtgcgacaagcatggatccagaccagcctgcgcatccgcgcagtctggtcaggatccaaactgttcgctttcaaagcctattgcaatttgaaaaaccgttagcgaacagcatggatcctgaccagactgcgcggatgcacaggctggtctgattccatgctggtcgcaattgcactatgttggttttctcatggcgcggctcattttgtttcagacttttaCGAAATATACGATTCAAGAAACTATTTTGAAAAGCGATATATATGATGAATAGTTTCTGTTCCTCATTTTCTAGGGGTGTTCTCTATGGGATTGTTTTGGAGCATGCGCAGTTCTCCAAATATGCCACCAGGTCTTAGACTTATCAAAAACAATGCTTCTTCACCGCTTGTCACCGATATAACAGTATTCCTTGGTCATTTAACATTTGAGCAAACATACAACAGCAATGTAAAGCCGATGTTGCAGAAGACGATAAGAAGATGGTACATGGCCAGAGGTGTTCAGAAAGTTCGAGTCCGAAGTGGTCGAATAAGAGGCACGTTATTTCTACCGCCAGGTTAGTAAAGTATTCCGAATGTCGACATTTTAACAGATGTCTCTTATTCTATTATTTCCTGAATCATTAATGAGAATATACGTCGTTGGCAAATGAACCATACTGAATTAGGTACGTAGGCCGAAAGTAATATTACTGCGAGTTAACGTatgattgtgtctacggacaaaaTACTACTAAAACGTGTAATCCCATTCGAAGTGTCATTTTTTATGTATTCATATGTAACATTGACCATGTCCTACAAATCTAAATCAGTGTGCTGATCAAACTGCTAACCCGTCATTCTAATGTTTTTggtgtttgttgtgttttttttttttgcaattccgTCATCTGTTTGTTCAGTTTATACTATTTTAGCTCGtttatgatgaaagcttcaagcttattcgAACCGCTCTCAGGTCCGCTTTCTGGataaaccagtactggtgtcatatgaggtcATGTTGTGACCCCATTGGGCCTCGAACCCACGACTCCCGGGTTGGGTGGCCACTGGACCACCACTCCCCGTCGTCAGTGATTATTGATGGTTTAGCACTTTTGATCAGAATATAAGTGCAACTGATACGGTCTTAGTAAGCAAATAAGCCTATTTAACCCACTGTCGAGTCGACTTTCTGGTAGAAATACTGATATCAtatgagtgtgaccttgaccgcaGATGGGCTCGAACCCGTGACTTTCTAGTAAAGCGGCCGACACATTAACCACGTTCTTAAATTTTATGTTTCGAAATTGTTGTGAACGATTTTAATCTATACATAATTGCAGGTCAAGGTCCTTTTCCTGGAGTCATTGATATGTTTGGCATAGTCGGTTCGTGTGTCGAATTTAGAGCAGCTCTTTTAGCTTCCAGAGGATTTGCAGCTCTTGCACTGCCTTACTTTTTATACGACGACTTGCCCAAGAATTTGAGTGAACTCGAATTTGAGTATTTCATGGTAAATCGTTTTTCTCTGTTtccatttttatatgcccgattTGGAGAAACGAGACGTATAATGTGATGGTGcgtgtgtctgtccgtctgtcagtccgtcataattcgtgtccggagcataactatgacctattaaccattcaaggtattgacttaaaacttggagtgtaggtaggtggtgatgagacgatgtgcagggTGCATAActcagggtggtaggtcaaagttcaaggtcacagcaaggtcagatATGTTCATCATATTCCCTGTCTtccgtgtccagagcataacttaaagaatattaaagatattgacttgaaacttggaatataggcaagTGATGATGAGACGATGTAGACTGCAACAATCTTCATTACACACACAAAAGAAACATTAAGTTTCTCGGCCTTTAGTATCCTTTCACCACCACCGTACATACATACACCCTACCTCCCTATCCACACCCTCACACCTcctaccatatttttttttcattttgccttTTCTTTAAATGCCTccgtcctcctctgatataacccttcgggcgtatattgccccgcttggcggagctcttgtcagttaatgaaatattaataatttgtATACGTACTGTCAGATGTcagtacagttgaaactcaataaTCTCAAAATACCGacttggctgagtggttaaggtcactgacttcaaatcacttgcccctcactgatgacAAGTCAGTGTCACACTTGTGATGTTAGTGTAGAATTGTACTATAGATTTGATAGAGAAACTATGTTTTGGGTGTCAGTTTCCAAAGCTAAATCCTTCAATAAATCGCCATTACATCAGACTCTGAGACGAATTAGCTCAAAGGCTATGCGACTTTAATTCCGTTCCCTGCAGTTTGAGCGGAAAATCctgttacataaatatataacacATAACATAAAGGTAATAGGAGGGACTGTTATATACTAGttatagatttaataatatttcGGCCAATCATCAAAGGACTTTAATTCATCGGTGTTTTTAATACCTTACAATGACACTTACCTCAAAGAAAATGTTACACTTTTTGAAGTCTTACTTTACAGAGAGTCTATGATTAAGCCGCGGTGAAACTAATATTTCATTCTTTAAAGACGTTTAGCTCTTAGCAACACTTTGAATATTTTAGATAAGAAGGTAACACCTGATACTATTTTACATTATCTCCCGGAAAATATAAAGCACATGTTGAATCCCGTTTAACAGGGACACGTTAGTGATTCTATGAACAAGTAAAATGAAAGTaagattgaaattttattttgatttttaaaggaAGCCATTGACTGGTTGTCTACCCATCCCCATGTTAATGGGAACAATTTAGGTGTCATCGGAGTATCCAAGGGTGGTGAACTCGCTCTGCAGATGGGATATTACAGCAATAAGGTGAGTAACCACCTGTCTGACAATCAAGTTTTATGTCCCTTTGGACCTTGGGACCAATGACAATTTAAGTTTCCTTTGTTGTCTCCAGTATTCAAACACGTGACGTAAAGTTGATTGTTTTAACTGTTATTAAAGTCTTATGAAATTATGctgtagaaataaaacaaacacactaACGAACATAAATACATGTAACGTTATACAAGATAGTAAATATGacagtttattttttcttaatatgGTATCACTATTTTCTTCTGAAATGTTTGTAAATGTTgaggtatgttttatttttccagATAAAATCTGTGGTGTCGATAAATGGTGCTCCGTTCTTTTCAGTGATTCCCTTGAAGTATAAAGGAGACTTTATAGGAGTATCAGAGTAGGTAGAGACTATTCGTTTGGCTAAAGCTTAAATTAGTTGTTGTTGTAACGAGTAGCTTAATATATTGTTGAGGATGATTGtctcttaaggggacgcatactttgaaattagaaaaaagtgggtggggtattataaaatttacctgcaaaaaagtacaaggttttggtaaatgaaatgaatactgtttcaactgttataagtacacaaaggattgctcactaaaataaaaatgagaaaaactgaaacaagaaagttattgttgaattacataagacttcttgtgtacactcaaagtcaacaattaagacattTGGTGCCAAAATAacagtgcttcaccttgtccaaagagctaaaacacattatttagtttgtttacaaagtagtgcataagaaaagatacggtggtcgaggaatgccacattccaaaactaaaagagtatattccccttaatacattaaacatttatcgttacagaagtctagtggcttacaataaaggcctagaaatgatgccattattaatttttaacttggtattcatgaactacaatgcacttaaatatcaaaacacattcaacaaacttttgaaaatgtattgtcttaaaaatccctaaaataaggtatgaaatttggttgagaggtccaatcaatgtgtatatgtgcaaaagtaacattctaatcttgttcacagaagatactaatacacagcaggaatgtcaatgatcaaaactggacgaatatacagttatcctcactttaatgtcatttataatgtgtccttgaattctccaccatacttttcataactctttttgcacgagttgcacgtgaatgctgtcattcacgtaaaaaaacggtgtcaaataagttgtaaatgcaatatcatctaaacgtaattaatggattatgcagtgcaagataaactttatctcataacgtaacgaacatgtataatgttgtaacaacaactttacttacactgatttaagtagcagtcggtttataagtgactttattgactcattttgtgttttgttattgttgtcaaaaagtataacggaagtgccgcACAACTGAATCGGAAACCAGTTtaatgcgcaaagtagtccactgtaagtaatattttttagaaattaataattttataatatgaaagacaaatatctgaataggattcattatttgatgagaaattataatcatcgacatgtttttttaaaaaatcgtacacgtgctgacacctaagttgtctcccgttgtttattagagttacctttcgtccggcgcagtaatacatttgcagtgaatcgccgagaagtcgtgggaaaattaaaaaccatgtaaataaactaaaattaaccaccttttcaagatgaatttcaagtgatcgacattatgcatttaacccgcctgacctgtgtagcatcttagatatctgttctaagttATTTATTGTGTGGAATGTCATGTTATGcacttgcaatgctaatcccactctgatttgtttgtttacattttttatcaatgagaaatatggcgtccatcccgaaatgaactgacgtggcgttaaatttttacatgtttaagcaaacctggtgtgttagaaagaaaatctcatcccttcaacattatttggaacactgttattgtaaaaaacctgttttttccttacacaaaagcttaatattttgtgttgaatgtacttccacaaagacctctgttttcctattacattcatagtaccacatccttatccacaaaatactgaatattacaggtgtccatcagtattatatcagtttaggaatatgttttttattttcccaccattgatttcttgaatatgcaccccttccgcatttctgtatgaactgtgaatgtagcaatatgcgtccccttaaaaaaTGAAACTACCCCTAGGTTTTATAAATCAATGAATATAGACTATtcatatgagctgcaccatgagaaaaccaacataatgcgtttgcgaccagcatggatcaagactagcctatgcatccgcgcagtctggtcaggatccatgctgttctctaacggtttctctaattgcgataggcttgaaagcgaacagcatggatcctgaccagactacgcggatgcgcaggctggtctggatccatgctggtcgcaaagccactatgttggttttctcatggtgcggctcatatatattctatattcgTGACGTTTTTGTAAGTGAAGCAATTAAGATAGACCTCTTTAAcgtttcaaatgaaactttatgTACACTGTATATCAAAAGCAAATATAAGCGGCAGTCTTAAACCCAGTAAAGATGGAAAGTAATGTTCATTGATTGATGTTATTCTGTTCTTTTGCTGTGGTTAGGTATTGTGACACCCTGTGTCCTTCCTCATGCGTCttcaacattttactgaaacatctcTAAAACTACTTTCCAAAATTAATCCAAATTTTGGAATACAACTCTATCATGTGTGTTTAAATGGTTACACTTATAACTGCATCTAGGGATCGTATGagcaaaaactgaaataaaagaaacCTGTAAACATCTTGTACTTATGAATGGCTTGTGGCTGTGACTGTGCTGTGGCTGTGACTGTGCAGTGGCTGTGACTGTGCTGTGGCTGTGACTGTGCTGTAGCTGTAACTGTGCTGTGACTGTGCAGTGGCTGTGACTGTGCTGTGGCTGTGCCTGTGACTGTGCTGTAGCTGTGACTGTGCAGTGGCTGTGACTGTGCTGTAGCTGTAACTGTACTGTGGCTGTGGCTGTGCTGTGGCTGTGACTGTGCTGTAGCTGTGACTGTGCTGTGGTTGTGACTGTGCTGTGGCTGTGACTGTGCTGTAGCTGTGACTGTGCTGTAGATGTGACTGTGCTGTGGCTGTAGTTGTGACTGTGCAGTGGCTGCGACTGTGCTGTAGCTGTGACGGTGCTGTGGCTGTGACTGTGCTGTGACTGTGACTGAGACTGTGCTGTAGTTGTGACTGTGCAGTGGCTGCGACTGTGCTGTAGCTGTGACGGTGCTGTGGCTGTGACTGTGCTGTGACTGAGACTGTGCTGTAGCTGTGACTATGCAGTGTCTGTGAATGTGCTGTAGCTGTGACTGTGCTGTGACTGTGCTGTGGCTGTGACTGTGCAGTGGCTGTGACTGTGCTGTAGCTGTGACTGTGCTGTGACTGTGCTGTAGCTGTGACTGTGCAGTGGCTGTGACTGTGCTGTAGCTGTGACTATACTGTGGCTGTGACTGTGCTGTAGCTGTGACTGTGCTGTGACTGTGCTGTAGCTGTGACTGTGCAGTGGCTGTGACTGTGCTGTAGCTGTGATTATGCTGTGGATGTGACTGTGCTGTAGCTGTGACTGTGCTGTGCTCTAGGCTTCCAGGAAATCTGCCCATACCTTTTAGTTCCTTATGTTCATCAGACTTTGCGAAAACATCCTTGCCCTGCCTTTTGTCTGAACGTTATAGGATTGTTTTGTGTGATTACTTTTATTGTCCTCCAGAGCTTCAAGCTGTCATGATACATGTATGGGCTGTTAAACACAGATACGCTATCTAGGGctttcttggccctcttgttattcattcattaaatttttCGTTGCTGTAGTTTCAATCCATGTATTATTGCTTTTTCTATTAACCATTGAATATTGATTTCTGTTCATATTTTTAGcctaccatcatcagatggtgggctattcaaatcactctgcgtccgtggtccgtcgtccgtccgtccgttaacaatttctcgttatcgcatctcctcagaaagtaatgggggggggggggttgaccAAACTTTGATAGAATGATGTATTgttaccctagttgtgtccccctgaaaatcagactggttcaacaatttttgagtgagttatggccctttgtttatttttttaatttacatagatttatatagggaaaaaatttgaaaatcttcttgtccaaaaccacagggcctaggactttgataattggtatgcaacatcatctagtggtcctctaccaagattattcaaattatttacctggggtcaaatatggccccgccccaggggtc carries:
- the LOC123526096 gene encoding acyl-coenzyme A thioesterase 1-like gives rise to the protein MSAFITVDKEDPLVDEVIKINIKGLQKNQHVTVRAEVIEKGQVFAGSGCFVADDNGTVDISKQPSTCGTYKGVFSMGLFWSMRSSPNMPPGLRLIKNNASSPLVTDITVFLGHLTFEQTYNSNVKPMLQKTIRRWYMARGVQKVRVRSGRIRGTLFLPPGQGPFPGVIDMFGIVGSCVEFRAALLASRGFAALALPYFLYDDLPKNLSELEFEYFMEAIDWLSTHPHVNGNNLGVIGVSKGGELALQMGYYSNKIKSVVSINGAPFFSVIPLKYKGDFIGVSDFDPDNFTETEEGLDVRNTMNCDTENYLPIWERDVHVLLISGQDDKQLKQKFLPNLFKCYPADRKHLCELHVYPGAGHLIEPPYAPLARSTIKYNRGVLGDYGRQRLLWGGETVAHAHAQEDSWRHIIDHFRRTLSSTPQTKEENAANSKL